A region from the Phycisphaerales bacterium genome encodes:
- a CDS encoding cysteine desulfurase, whose product MSARRANLPVGGPYRVGVIYLDNNATTRPAAGVVEAVGRVMREGWGNPSSVHRFGQAARHEVEMARARVAALIGARPREIVFTSGGTEAIDLCVRGVLGGEVGRGGRGKPVGEGDTGGPPPLPVPRGQVGEVEAGGPPAPRGEVDSRPVLVTTRVEHAAVRELAEALEREGVCEVRWLEVDGDGVVRVDRLEGAIDGRVALVSVQWANNETGAVQPVMEVARAARRVGAVFHCDATQWVGKMPVEVWGGDGAAGAGVADLVTFSAHKFHGPKGVGAVWRRPGVGLVPRLVGTQEGGARGGTENVAGIVGMGVAAELAGEWLSEPSRREACARLREEFEARVLELVEGAVVVGPRGGDQVGGVGTGGTPVPRDLVGRIWSTSNIAFPRLEAEALLMLLSERGVCASAGAACSSGSLEPSPVLLAMGVPEEVAHGAVRFSISRETTREELMEAAAIVAACVERLRGSGGGGRAK is encoded by the coding sequence GTGTCGGCTCGGAGAGCCAATCTGCCTGTGGGTGGGCCGTATCGTGTTGGCGTGATCTATCTGGACAACAACGCGACGACTCGGCCGGCGGCGGGGGTGGTGGAGGCCGTGGGGCGGGTGATGCGCGAGGGGTGGGGGAATCCTTCGAGCGTGCATCGGTTCGGGCAGGCGGCTCGACATGAGGTGGAGATGGCGCGGGCGAGGGTGGCGGCGCTGATCGGGGCGCGGCCTCGGGAGATCGTGTTCACGTCGGGGGGGACGGAGGCGATCGATCTGTGTGTGCGCGGGGTGTTAGGGGGGGAAGTGGGGAGGGGAGGACGAGGGAAACCGGTAGGAGAAGGAGACACAGGCGGGCCGCCCCCCCTCCCTGTGCCACGAGGGCAGGTAGGAGAGGTAGAGGCAGGCGGGCCGCCTGCCCCACGAGGCGAGGTAGATTCGCGCCCGGTGCTGGTGACGACTCGGGTGGAGCACGCGGCGGTGCGGGAGTTGGCCGAGGCTCTGGAGCGAGAGGGTGTGTGCGAGGTGCGGTGGTTGGAGGTGGATGGGGACGGGGTGGTGCGGGTGGATCGGTTGGAGGGGGCGATCGATGGGCGGGTGGCGTTGGTGAGCGTGCAGTGGGCGAACAACGAGACGGGGGCCGTGCAGCCGGTGATGGAGGTGGCGCGGGCGGCTCGGCGGGTTGGGGCGGTGTTCCACTGTGATGCGACGCAGTGGGTGGGGAAGATGCCGGTGGAGGTGTGGGGCGGTGATGGCGCGGCGGGGGCGGGGGTGGCGGATCTGGTGACGTTCTCGGCGCACAAGTTTCATGGGCCCAAGGGCGTGGGGGCGGTGTGGCGGAGGCCTGGGGTGGGGCTTGTGCCGCGGTTGGTGGGGACGCAGGAGGGCGGGGCTCGGGGCGGGACGGAGAATGTGGCGGGGATCGTGGGGATGGGTGTGGCGGCGGAGTTGGCGGGGGAGTGGCTTTCGGAGCCGTCGAGGCGCGAGGCATGTGCGCGGTTGAGGGAAGAGTTTGAGGCGAGGGTGCTGGAGTTGGTGGAAGGGGCAGTGGTGGTGGGGCCGAGGGGGGGAGATCAGGTAGGAGGAGTAGGCACAGGCGGGACGCCTGTGCCACGAGACTTGGTAGGCCGAATCTGGTCGACGTCGAACATCGCGTTTCCGCGGCTGGAGGCGGAGGCGTTGTTGATGCTCTTGAGCGAGCGTGGGGTGTGCGCGTCGGCGGGGGCGGCGTGCAGTTCGGGGAGTCTGGAGCCGAGCCCGGTGCTGCTGGCGATGGGTGTTCCCGAAGAGGTGGCGCACGGTGCGGTGCGGTTCTCGATTTCGAGGGAGACGACGCGCGAGGAGTTGATGGAGGCGGCGGCGATCGTGGCGGCGTGCGTGGAGCGGTTGAGGGGAAGTGGGGGGGGCGGCCGGGCGAAATAA
- a CDS encoding ABC transporter ATP-binding protein: protein METQDREAVISCRGVVKRFEGRTVLSGIDLDVYRGETMVILGGSGSGKSTLLRHFIGSVKPDEGTIGVLGTNLCSATPSQMDEVRKRFGILFQSGALFNSMTIAQNVALPMHEHTDLDAGIIDIQVKIKLELVGLREHADKYPAQISGGMKKRAGLARALALDPEILFYDEPSAGLDPVTSAQIDQLIIALSKQLGVTSVVVTHEMDSAFAIADRMAMLDKGRMLRVETREWFDRVRSMASGDAAGLSEDERLIRQFLRGDAEGPITERRDAASFAEDLLGGGGGAEALPSLMPTRR, encoded by the coding sequence ATGGAGACCCAGGACCGCGAGGCGGTGATCTCGTGCCGGGGCGTGGTGAAGCGCTTCGAGGGGCGGACGGTCTTGTCGGGGATCGACCTGGACGTCTATCGCGGCGAGACGATGGTGATCCTTGGGGGTTCGGGGTCGGGGAAGAGCACGCTCTTGCGTCACTTCATCGGGTCGGTCAAGCCCGATGAGGGGACGATCGGTGTGCTGGGGACGAATCTGTGCTCGGCGACGCCGTCGCAGATGGATGAGGTCCGCAAGCGGTTCGGGATTCTGTTTCAGAGCGGGGCTCTTTTCAACAGCATGACGATCGCGCAGAACGTGGCGCTGCCGATGCACGAGCACACGGACCTGGACGCGGGGATCATTGATATCCAGGTGAAGATCAAGTTGGAGTTGGTGGGCCTGCGCGAGCACGCGGACAAGTATCCGGCGCAGATCTCGGGAGGGATGAAGAAGCGGGCGGGGCTGGCGCGGGCGCTGGCGCTCGATCCGGAGATTCTGTTCTATGACGAGCCGAGCGCCGGGCTGGACCCGGTGACGAGCGCACAGATCGACCAACTCATCATCGCGTTGTCGAAGCAGTTGGGGGTGACGAGCGTGGTGGTGACGCACGAGATGGACTCGGCGTTCGCGATCGCGGATCGGATGGCGATGCTGGACAAGGGGCGAATGCTGCGGGTGGAGACGCGGGAGTGGTTCGATCGGGTGCGTTCGATGGCGTCGGGGGACGCGGCGGGGTTGAGCGAGGACGAGCGGCTGATCCGACAGTTTCTGCGGGGGGATGCGGAGGGGCCGATCACGGAGCGCCGGGACGCGGCGTCGTTCGCGGAGGACCTGCTGGGGGGCGGGGGCGGGGCGGAGGCGTTGCCGAGCCTCATGCCGACGAGGCGGTAG
- a CDS encoding HYExAFE family protein, with product MAQRRHHYERAFEEFVRERRIPYVAVDEAKKALVGDSSGTRLSRGDSGLRSLKSFDFVIYGGDTNLLLELKGRRVRAPKTRKVRFNEDGVLHVPPAKTRLDSWVTLEDIESLREWERLFGAGFMAAFAFVYWCDEQPPDSLFTEVFEHRGRWYAMRVARVEEYARVMKTRSTRWGTVHVPGPVFETISTSFGAPGWSAAGGVPART from the coding sequence ATGGCGCAGCGCCGGCACCACTATGAGCGGGCCTTTGAGGAGTTCGTGCGGGAGCGGCGGATTCCGTATGTGGCCGTGGACGAGGCGAAGAAGGCGCTGGTGGGTGACTCGTCGGGAACGCGGCTGTCGCGGGGCGACTCGGGATTGAGGTCGCTCAAGTCGTTCGACTTTGTGATCTATGGCGGGGACACGAACCTGCTCCTGGAACTCAAGGGGCGTCGGGTTCGCGCGCCCAAGACGCGGAAGGTTCGGTTCAACGAGGATGGGGTGCTGCATGTGCCGCCGGCGAAGACGAGGCTGGACTCGTGGGTGACGCTGGAGGACATCGAGTCGTTGCGGGAGTGGGAGCGGCTGTTCGGGGCGGGGTTCATGGCGGCGTTCGCGTTTGTGTATTGGTGTGATGAGCAGCCGCCGGATTCCTTGTTCACGGAGGTCTTCGAGCATCGTGGGCGGTGGTACGCGATGCGGGTGGCACGGGTCGAGGAGTATGCACGGGTGATGAAGACGCGGAGCACGCGCTGGGGGACGGTGCATGTGCCCGGGCCGGTCTTTGAGACGATCAGCACGTCGTTTGGGGCGCCGGGGTGGTCGGCGGCGGGAGGTGTTCCTGCCCGCACATAG
- a CDS encoding ATP phosphoribosyltransferase regulatory subunit, whose product MSSEKHQGGRAAVPASPSGTRDFYPAEMRRRQYLERAWRDAAIRHGFEEIDGPTFEHLDLYTIKSGEGIVSELFSFQRAGGEKTYALRPEFTPTLARLYAQRAGSLPKPTKWFWQQSCFRAERPQRGRLREFLQWNVDVVGVGGGEATVESLARADADVIACLVDLLATLGLRESDVRVRLSHRGVAGEILRSIGVGEGGVDRALQALDKVAKLPAVEAEKMCGEAGFVLDAYRERARAIEQAYASGGELTIVGGSEIGGGGGGAALAALRGELEASGISAWCVLDLSIARGLAYYTGTVFEAIADGERAVAGGGRYDNLIGLFGGPSTPAIGFGMGDVVLGLVLESRGLWPDDAAMMDALSARPASRRPEAFVISNGTAEADGAVRGLVARLRAAGLHARTTSKATKNVGKLLQEASALHARAAVIVESMTTASVKDLKTGEQSEKPMGFGEVVEGLRRG is encoded by the coding sequence ATGAGCAGCGAGAAACACCAGGGCGGAAGGGCGGCAGTGCCGGCGTCTCCCAGCGGGACGCGGGACTTCTATCCGGCGGAGATGCGCCGGCGGCAGTACCTCGAGCGCGCGTGGCGCGACGCGGCAATCCGGCATGGGTTCGAGGAGATCGACGGGCCGACGTTCGAGCACCTGGACCTGTACACGATCAAGAGCGGCGAGGGGATCGTCAGCGAGTTGTTCAGTTTCCAGAGGGCGGGGGGCGAGAAGACGTATGCCTTGAGGCCGGAGTTCACGCCGACGCTGGCGCGGCTGTATGCGCAGCGGGCGGGGTCATTGCCGAAGCCGACGAAGTGGTTCTGGCAGCAGTCGTGCTTCCGGGCGGAGCGCCCCCAGCGCGGGCGACTGCGCGAGTTTTTGCAGTGGAACGTGGATGTGGTGGGCGTTGGGGGGGGAGAGGCGACGGTGGAGTCTTTGGCGCGGGCGGATGCCGACGTGATCGCGTGCCTGGTGGATCTGCTCGCGACGCTGGGTTTGCGTGAGAGTGATGTGCGTGTGCGGCTGAGCCATCGGGGCGTGGCAGGGGAGATCCTGCGATCGATCGGGGTGGGAGAGGGCGGCGTGGACCGCGCGCTGCAGGCGCTGGACAAGGTCGCGAAACTCCCGGCCGTGGAGGCCGAGAAGATGTGTGGTGAGGCGGGGTTTGTGCTTGATGCGTATCGCGAACGGGCGAGAGCAATTGAGCAGGCGTACGCGTCGGGTGGGGAACTGACGATCGTTGGGGGGAGTGAGATTGGCGGGGGGGGCGGCGGTGCCGCGCTCGCGGCGTTGCGAGGCGAGTTGGAGGCGAGCGGGATCTCGGCGTGGTGCGTGCTGGATCTCTCGATTGCGCGGGGGCTGGCGTATTACACGGGGACGGTGTTTGAGGCGATCGCGGATGGCGAGCGCGCGGTGGCGGGGGGCGGGCGGTATGACAATCTGATCGGGCTGTTTGGTGGGCCCTCGACGCCGGCGATCGGGTTCGGGATGGGAGATGTGGTGCTTGGGCTGGTGCTCGAGTCGCGTGGGCTGTGGCCCGATGATGCGGCGATGATGGATGCGCTCTCGGCACGGCCGGCGTCGCGGAGGCCCGAGGCGTTTGTGATCTCCAACGGGACGGCGGAGGCCGACGGCGCGGTGCGCGGGCTGGTGGCGCGGCTTCGCGCGGCGGGCCTGCACGCGCGGACGACGTCGAAGGCGACGAAGAACGTCGGGAAATTGCTGCAGGAGGCGTCGGCCTTGCACGCGAGGGCCGCGGTGATCGTGGAATCGATGACGACGGCGAGCGTGAAGGACCTCAAGACGGGGGAGCAGAGCGAGAAGCCGATGGGATTTGGGGAGGTTGTGGAGGGGCTGCGGCGGGGGTGA
- a CDS encoding (2Fe-2S)-binding protein: MPSIIINGVKTEFKPGQTILQVANDLVVRGEVGEHAEIPQYCYHDGLSVVASCRICLAECYAPNPKSGAIEPFMGGKLIPTCQTPAVDGMVVHTDSPKAVANQKAVMEFLLINHPLDCPVCDQSGECFLQDYSYQFGRGTSRFEEQKVKQPKKDLGPNVLLYSDRCIMCTRCVRFTREVAGTSELMVQGRGNKEEIDVFPGVALDNELSGNVVDLCPVGALLDKDFLFAQRVWFLKETPSIDGITASGDNIWVHHNEGKVHRIKPRTNDKVNKWWITDEVRHGWSFVHSQDRLTSAMRRHHGRLVETDFAKGYADAIEGIAAATGRGKRLAVMVSPMLSCEEAFLLARLAWRLDPRAILAVGPVPVLGQDRYYPKGIKADDPKAFRVSAEKCPNARGVRRVLSGFGGASHVASYESLVKMLQEPGGSVGAVILTGNYPSEWGTAELKKALAGEFVVLVDTLASSVMDVASVVLPGATWVEKAGTFENVGGLLQAFEQAIPVIELAKSEGQIALDLEAVLDGSPPPSERAMPVPVISTKAQVPAGARVAVAWREVYDAARVRGEMVAAGLSAFGEVSRPSPKAARTADMELVEI, translated from the coding sequence ATGCCCTCGATCATCATCAATGGCGTGAAAACCGAGTTCAAGCCCGGCCAGACCATCCTTCAGGTCGCCAACGACCTGGTGGTGCGGGGCGAGGTGGGCGAGCACGCGGAGATCCCGCAGTACTGCTATCACGATGGTCTGTCGGTGGTGGCGTCGTGCCGGATCTGCCTCGCAGAGTGCTATGCGCCCAACCCCAAGAGCGGGGCGATCGAGCCGTTCATGGGCGGGAAACTCATCCCGACGTGCCAGACGCCGGCGGTGGACGGGATGGTGGTGCACACGGACTCGCCCAAGGCCGTCGCGAATCAGAAGGCGGTCATGGAGTTCCTGCTCATCAACCATCCACTGGATTGTCCGGTGTGCGACCAGTCCGGCGAGTGCTTCCTCCAGGACTACTCGTACCAGTTCGGCCGGGGCACCTCCCGCTTCGAAGAGCAGAAGGTCAAGCAGCCCAAGAAGGACCTGGGGCCGAACGTGCTGTTGTACAGCGACCGCTGCATCATGTGCACGCGGTGCGTGCGGTTCACGCGCGAGGTGGCGGGGACGAGCGAGTTGATGGTGCAGGGGCGCGGAAATAAAGAAGAAATCGACGTCTTCCCGGGCGTCGCCCTCGACAACGAACTCTCCGGCAACGTCGTGGATCTCTGCCCCGTCGGCGCCCTCCTCGACAAGGACTTCCTCTTCGCCCAGCGCGTGTGGTTCCTCAAGGAAACGCCATCGATCGATGGCATCACCGCGAGCGGGGACAACATCTGGGTGCACCACAACGAGGGGAAGGTCCACCGCATCAAGCCCAGGACCAACGACAAGGTCAACAAGTGGTGGATCACCGACGAGGTGCGTCACGGCTGGTCGTTTGTGCACAGCCAGGATCGGCTGACGTCGGCCATGCGCCGGCATCACGGGCGTCTCGTCGAGACGGACTTCGCCAAGGGATACGCGGACGCGATCGAGGGGATCGCCGCGGCGACGGGGCGTGGCAAGCGCCTGGCTGTCATGGTCAGCCCGATGCTGTCGTGCGAGGAGGCGTTTCTGCTCGCCCGGTTGGCATGGCGTCTGGACCCGAGGGCGATTCTGGCGGTCGGGCCTGTGCCGGTGTTGGGGCAGGATCGGTACTACCCCAAGGGGATCAAGGCGGATGATCCGAAGGCGTTCCGCGTGAGCGCGGAGAAGTGTCCCAACGCGCGGGGTGTGCGGCGGGTGCTCTCGGGGTTTGGCGGGGCGTCGCACGTGGCGAGTTACGAGTCGCTGGTGAAGATGCTGCAGGAGCCGGGGGGATCGGTCGGGGCGGTGATCCTGACGGGGAACTATCCGAGCGAGTGGGGGACGGCGGAACTCAAGAAGGCGCTGGCGGGGGAGTTCGTGGTGCTCGTGGACACGCTGGCGTCGAGCGTGATGGACGTGGCGAGCGTGGTGCTGCCTGGGGCGACGTGGGTGGAGAAGGCGGGGACGTTCGAGAACGTCGGCGGTCTGCTACAGGCGTTCGAGCAGGCGATCCCGGTGATCGAACTCGCCAAGAGTGAGGGGCAGATCGCTCTGGATCTGGAGGCGGTCTTGGATGGCTCGCCGCCGCCGAGCGAGCGGGCGATGCCCGTGCCGGTGATCTCGACGAAGGCGCAGGTGCCGGCGGGGGCGCGGGTGGCGGTGGCGTGGCGCGAGGTGTACGACGCGGCTCGAGTGCGCGGCGAGATGGTGGCGGCGGGGCTGTCGGCCTTCGGCGAGGTGTCGAGGCCATCACCCAAGGCGGCACGCACGGCGGACATGGAACTGGTGGAGATCTAG
- a CDS encoding serine/threonine-protein phosphatase, whose amino-acid sequence MGDVGPAGTRREGGRASARDERLRDIIDLLKTTSRYSDDPQESVLAYAQRVRKISEADRVVSISRRGLESPFYRVTRSSTWPIALDPWKERERLPLFEGGLLSELIYAGEPRLIDDVRVTALDPAAEYLEGMSSLVALPTWDDGEALNMVVQMSARPYAFDPSRLPEMLWISNLFGRVTKNLVLSREVKEAYAALDREFRVVGEIQMALLPQETPAMRTLDLATHYQTSTQAGGDYFDFFPLREGRWAMLVADVSGHGTPAAVLMAILHAIAHMMPRDAGNGGLEPHRAMEFINTAITTRYTSRLGSFVTVVYAVYDDRSRMLTLCNAGHPRPLLRRRDGRVEEIDGNEVGLPIGITSDASYASRSIRLEPGESLVVYSDGITEAFNDRREMYGVERLERVIRESGGEIGNASALLSAVIEDLGAFAGLSNRSDDRTIVVASARE is encoded by the coding sequence ATGGGTGATGTGGGTCCTGCGGGCACGCGGCGCGAGGGCGGTCGTGCGTCGGCGCGGGACGAGCGTCTGCGTGACATCATCGATCTCTTGAAGACCACGAGCCGGTATTCGGACGATCCGCAAGAGTCGGTGCTGGCGTATGCGCAGCGGGTTCGGAAGATATCCGAGGCGGATCGGGTGGTCTCGATCTCTCGTCGGGGCCTGGAGTCGCCCTTCTATCGCGTGACGCGGAGTTCGACCTGGCCGATCGCGCTGGATCCGTGGAAGGAGCGCGAGCGATTGCCGCTGTTCGAGGGCGGGCTGCTCTCGGAACTGATCTATGCGGGGGAGCCGCGGCTGATCGATGACGTTCGCGTGACGGCGTTGGACCCGGCGGCGGAGTATCTGGAGGGGATGAGCAGCCTGGTGGCGCTCCCGACGTGGGACGACGGCGAGGCGCTGAACATGGTCGTGCAGATGTCGGCGAGGCCGTACGCGTTCGATCCGTCGCGACTCCCCGAGATGCTCTGGATCAGCAACCTCTTCGGGCGTGTGACGAAGAATCTGGTGCTGTCTCGCGAGGTGAAGGAGGCGTACGCGGCGCTCGATCGGGAGTTCCGCGTCGTGGGGGAGATCCAGATGGCGCTCCTGCCGCAGGAGACGCCGGCGATGCGGACGCTGGACCTCGCGACGCACTATCAGACGAGCACGCAGGCGGGTGGCGACTATTTCGATTTCTTTCCACTTCGCGAGGGGCGTTGGGCGATGCTGGTGGCGGATGTCTCGGGGCACGGGACGCCGGCGGCGGTGCTGATGGCGATCCTGCACGCGATCGCGCACATGATGCCCCGGGACGCCGGCAATGGCGGGCTGGAGCCGCATCGCGCGATGGAGTTCATCAACACGGCGATCACGACGAGGTACACGTCGAGGCTTGGCTCGTTCGTGACGGTGGTGTACGCGGTCTATGACGATCGGTCGCGAATGCTGACGCTGTGCAACGCGGGGCACCCCCGGCCGCTGCTTCGCCGGCGGGATGGGCGCGTGGAGGAAATCGACGGGAATGAGGTGGGTTTGCCGATCGGGATCACGTCGGACGCGTCGTACGCCTCGCGGTCGATCCGGTTGGAGCCGGGCGAGTCGCTGGTGGTGTATTCCGACGGCATCACCGAGGCGTTCAACGACCGGCGCGAGATGTATGGCGTCGAGCGCCTCGAGCGCGTGATCCGCGAGAGTGGCGGCGAGATCGGGAACGCTTCGGCGTTGCTGTCGGCGGTTATCGAGGATCTTGGCGCGTTCGCGGGATTATCGAATCGGAGCGACGACCGGACCATCGTCGTCGCGTCGGCGAGGGAGTGA
- a CDS encoding tRNA pseudouridine synthase A, which translates to MPRYKLTIEYDGTEFCGWQKQEPLAPEEGDPRASAHLLRHVEAGLVAGTPGRIALRTVQAVVERAVREIVREPVMVQGASRTDAGVHARGQVAAFTCSGDDAVGGEEDTCGTPPLPVPREEVGQVGAGGPPAPREKAEDLAADEVMTGTRHGGWPVSRGLDRLRRAINGRLPGDVQVVRVEHVEDSFDPIGDCTSKGYSYLLHVSPPPPFGSGLRAMWDRRFCLHVWHALDIDHMNEAARVLVGEHDFAAFAAAGHGRLTTVRTIYECKVVDATPTTGSDADESPWPRRLRVEVSGSGFLYNMVRIITGTLIEAGRGRLSPDDIRRALEAKDRRLVGPTSPPEGLCLEWVRYKDL; encoded by the coding sequence GTGCCGAGATACAAACTGACCATCGAGTATGACGGGACGGAGTTCTGCGGGTGGCAGAAGCAGGAGCCGCTCGCGCCGGAGGAGGGTGATCCGCGGGCGAGCGCCCATCTGCTCAGGCATGTCGAGGCGGGGTTGGTGGCGGGGACGCCGGGTCGGATCGCGCTGCGGACGGTGCAGGCGGTGGTGGAGCGGGCGGTGCGTGAGATCGTGCGCGAGCCGGTGATGGTGCAGGGAGCGAGCCGGACCGATGCGGGGGTGCACGCGCGGGGGCAGGTGGCGGCGTTTACGTGTTCGGGTGATGATGCGGTTGGAGGAGAGGAAGACACATGCGGGACGCCCCCCCTCCCTGTGCCACGAGAAGAGGTAGGGCAGGTAGGGGCAGGCGGGCCACCTGCCCCACGAGAGAAGGCAGAGGACTTGGCCGCGGACGAGGTGATGACCGGCACTCGGCACGGCGGGTGGCCTGTGTCGCGCGGGCTGGATCGACTCCGCCGTGCGATCAACGGACGACTGCCGGGTGATGTGCAGGTGGTCCGGGTCGAGCACGTCGAGGATTCATTCGATCCGATCGGGGATTGCACGAGCAAGGGGTACTCGTACTTGTTGCACGTGTCGCCGCCGCCGCCGTTTGGATCCGGGTTGCGTGCGATGTGGGATCGACGATTCTGCCTGCACGTGTGGCACGCGTTGGACATCGATCATATGAACGAAGCGGCGCGAGTTCTGGTGGGCGAGCACGATTTCGCCGCCTTCGCGGCCGCGGGACATGGGCGACTGACGACGGTGCGCACCATCTACGAGTGCAAGGTGGTGGACGCGACTCCAACCACCGGAAGCGATGCCGACGAAAGCCCTTGGCCCCGGCGCCTCCGCGTCGAGGTCTCGGGCAGCGGCTTCCTCTACAACATGGTCCGCATCATCACGGGAACACTCATCGAGGCTGGGCGAGGGAGGCTCTCGCCCGACGACATTCGGCGAGCATTGGAGGCGAAGGATCGCCGGCTCGTGGGACCGACTTCGCCGCCGGAGGGGTTGTGTTTGGAGTGGGTGAGGTACAAGGATCTGTAA
- a CDS encoding glycosyltransferase produces the protein MPLCILHISTRLILGGSQENTVLSCEGQARRGHEVHLAFGPIFGPEGSMLDRVRAFRTADGRSIETHELRHLIRPVNPFADHVCFHHELRPLIRRLRPDIVHTHSSKAGILGRWAAWKELARMAKAERCGIVHTVHGPPFMPVDGGMFSRSKTRLVNMVYTHAERFAARRCHSIVCVADAMRDEFLRRRIGRPEQYVTVRSGIDLTPFTNFSIEESREPMRASLGFTNDDFVIGTVARLAQHKGHDDLLEALGGILKTNPSWRLLWVGDGWWRGRLVAKAWAMGIGVRELDREGEKKEVGEGNAGEPPPLPAPRDGVDERTHPAAQLVLTGLVPPTRVPGLMRAMDILAHPSSREGLPRTVPQALLAGEGGNDGRGVCPVAYDADGTREACIEMQTGRLVRVGDISGLREAIAWCAANPQERQRLAERGREMCLREFGSETMVERLEEVYERAMVLARA, from the coding sequence GTGCCCCTTTGCATCCTCCACATCTCCACGCGCCTCATCCTCGGCGGGTCCCAGGAGAACACCGTCCTCTCCTGCGAGGGGCAGGCGCGCCGCGGGCACGAGGTTCATCTCGCCTTCGGGCCCATCTTCGGCCCCGAGGGCTCCATGCTCGATCGCGTCAGGGCGTTTCGCACCGCCGACGGCCGCTCCATCGAGACGCACGAACTCAGGCACCTCATCCGCCCCGTGAATCCCTTCGCGGATCACGTCTGCTTCCACCACGAACTCCGCCCGCTCATCCGAAGACTCAGGCCCGACATCGTCCACACGCACAGCAGCAAGGCGGGAATCCTGGGGCGATGGGCCGCGTGGAAGGAACTCGCGAGGATGGCGAAGGCGGAACGCTGCGGCATCGTCCACACGGTGCACGGCCCGCCGTTCATGCCGGTGGATGGAGGTATGTTCTCACGCTCGAAGACGCGTCTCGTCAACATGGTGTACACCCACGCCGAGCGCTTCGCGGCCCGTCGCTGCCATTCGATCGTCTGCGTCGCCGACGCCATGCGCGACGAGTTCCTGCGTAGGCGAATCGGCCGGCCCGAGCAGTACGTCACCGTGCGCTCGGGGATCGATCTCACGCCGTTTACCAACTTCTCGATCGAGGAATCCCGCGAGCCCATGCGGGCGTCGCTCGGCTTCACGAACGACGACTTCGTCATCGGCACCGTCGCCCGCCTCGCCCAGCACAAGGGGCACGATGATCTGCTCGAGGCGCTGGGCGGAATTCTCAAGACGAACCCGTCGTGGCGGCTGCTGTGGGTCGGCGACGGCTGGTGGCGTGGGCGATTGGTCGCCAAGGCGTGGGCGATGGGGATCGGCGTGCGCGAGTTGGATCGGGAAGGAGAGAAGAAAGAAGTAGGAGAGGGAAATGCAGGCGAGCCGCCCCCCCTCCCTGCACCACGAGATGGGGTGGATGAGCGTACGCACCCTGCCGCCCAACTCGTCCTCACGGGGCTTGTGCCCCCAACGCGCGTCCCCGGCCTCATGCGGGCCATGGACATCCTCGCTCATCCGTCCTCGCGTGAGGGTTTGCCGCGGACGGTGCCGCAGGCGCTGCTGGCGGGGGAGGGTGGGAATGACGGGAGGGGGGTCTGTCCCGTCGCCTACGACGCCGACGGCACGCGCGAGGCCTGCATCGAGATGCAGACGGGCCGCCTCGTCCGCGTGGGCGACATCTCGGGCCTGCGCGAGGCGATCGCGTGGTGCGCGGCCAACCCACAGGAGCGCCAACGCCTCGCCGAGCGGGGAAGAGAAATGTGCCTGCGTGAGTTCGGGAGCGAGACGATGGTGGAGCGATTAGAAGAGGTGTACGAGCGGGCGATGGTGCTGGCGAGGGCATGA